The uncultured Methanomethylovorans sp. genome contains a region encoding:
- a CDS encoding PGF-pre-PGF domain-containing protein, with translation MYKKILCLILLTVIIAPVAASEVTGPLSYVKYDGKSYTITGADAPSLLSDKEILSIDLSNGTTIDSDHFYYAATQEENRTDYLGKAYTIDVINDTAVLSSELWKGLNMNVYQGGKIDLPEEYTLECTKTLDNGDSTFILTHNKMTLDSFCLKENGRYNYSKLYEGKKVVVFSVTSGDSLHEKDMASLTEISIKKVDVLKNGQDIFGNYTISFEDIDWDGDEDIVIRLKSGNTFTITPSEDTSLLDGYICLKSEIKYNQLLDKFDKSTPLAFSEEYEIYSYRHSDIKDFKAEMGKPSSDSIFSVAPYIKFNGMGTILTDTAKETNISMQLRGEHEIYTYVNNETLSLSISKHDLNWYKGADELNVTVYSSKGEIVGNMTIHDDGQTSATRTVGNIQTETLEVTRLQNGIYHIELKSNDDDIVIDELHSDQDKLVFDGKIFVLSPGDLYVGSNKRFSLKFMTLHDEGLQNITIEGNNHTYHTKLDTKNKWINIKLPPSISSYRIKIPKGDVKVESDAYFAFSEEAFFSKDQATVVSLYDTISKKQEQKVDYIIVPRQKEQIAFYPYRNTTDYTYFDPSNYDNELNTWTSPGLFYSGNSGKGNWEFLNIVPEDDNILSKDEMVYGTLQYKDNSIESPLNRTIAYLGEPYCILDIDNSSAVLSKRTIADMEILVNSSSKVELGDGMYLQMHSIDMDMHKISCSIYRERDVLSNLEIEENYTTIYKEVINDNEIPLLSIECGKIIKDDGNPGVQLRINKISGHAIVLKDHDTFKDGSTTEITDINGDKLQDIKITLEENSDIRLEEGEPVAILGGYLTLEPVENNKILVSKKNISTKENTLNIKVQYGSDFSFKEPVKEIPVTIDSNNLSSFNIYYNTETTDFSFLLKELKRLPSGDKGIRGEIYDIYDLSLYPTNPGTIYTEFFVEKQWLEYRGLEPENVYVAQFKNGGWAYISTNNIGDKNGKINFSVSLRDTGIFCILALPNNSERYNIEPEDISYMLRSIADDISGNKDLDNGSVEILSSKARSSSIPVYIALFMSIVCVAILLTYANRNTSSANRTEEKRKNEKYRKIMEFNRRLCLVLIASSMILQIAEEIQHGSVSSHMDTTIILICAIITGFIDIVGRKLRKKEGL, from the coding sequence GTGTATAAAAAAATCTTGTGCCTTATTTTACTGACTGTAATAATTGCCCCAGTTGCCGCTTCTGAGGTCACTGGACCACTTTCTTATGTAAAATATGATGGGAAAAGCTACACAATAACAGGTGCAGATGCACCTTCTTTATTGTCGGACAAAGAAATACTGTCAATAGACCTATCAAATGGTACTACTATAGATTCTGATCATTTTTATTATGCTGCAACTCAGGAAGAAAACAGAACAGACTATCTGGGAAAGGCATACACAATAGATGTAATTAATGATACTGCGGTTTTGTCCTCAGAATTGTGGAAAGGCCTGAATATGAATGTCTACCAAGGTGGAAAGATAGATCTGCCTGAAGAATATACTCTGGAATGTACAAAAACATTAGATAATGGGGACTCCACATTCATACTTACACATAACAAAATGACTCTTGATTCCTTTTGTTTAAAGGAAAATGGAAGATACAATTATTCTAAGCTATATGAAGGAAAAAAAGTTGTAGTTTTTTCCGTTACTTCTGGAGATTCCTTACATGAAAAAGATATGGCTTCTTTGACTGAGATATCTATAAAAAAAGTAGATGTTTTAAAGAACGGGCAGGATATTTTTGGAAACTATACTATAAGTTTTGAAGATATCGATTGGGATGGGGATGAAGACATTGTAATTCGCCTCAAGTCCGGGAATACATTTACTATAACGCCTTCTGAAGATACTTCGCTTCTTGATGGCTATATCTGCCTTAAAAGTGAAATTAAGTACAACCAATTGCTGGATAAGTTCGACAAGTCTACACCACTGGCTTTCAGTGAAGAATATGAAATATATTCATATAGACATAGTGATATAAAAGACTTTAAAGCGGAAATGGGAAAACCATCCTCAGACTCTATTTTCTCCGTAGCACCTTACATAAAATTCAATGGTATGGGAACTATTCTAACTGACACTGCCAAGGAGACAAATATCTCGATGCAGTTACGGGGAGAACATGAAATATACACATATGTTAACAACGAGACACTTAGCCTTTCTATTTCAAAACATGATTTAAACTGGTACAAAGGTGCAGATGAACTAAATGTTACTGTTTATTCATCTAAAGGGGAAATTGTTGGAAATATGACCATACATGACGATGGTCAAACTTCAGCAACCAGAACAGTAGGAAATATTCAGACAGAAACCTTAGAAGTAACGAGACTGCAGAATGGCATATATCATATAGAACTCAAATCAAATGATGATGATATTGTAATAGATGAATTACACAGTGATCAAGATAAACTGGTTTTTGATGGCAAGATATTCGTCCTATCTCCCGGAGACCTTTATGTGGGCTCTAACAAAAGATTCTCATTAAAATTCATGACCTTGCATGATGAAGGATTACAGAATATCACCATCGAAGGAAACAATCATACATACCATACAAAACTGGATACGAAGAACAAATGGATAAATATCAAACTACCACCATCTATTTCATCATATCGCATAAAAATACCAAAAGGAGATGTCAAAGTTGAATCGGATGCATATTTCGCTTTCAGCGAAGAAGCTTTCTTCAGCAAAGATCAGGCTACTGTAGTTTCCTTGTATGATACAATTAGCAAAAAACAAGAACAAAAAGTAGATTATATAATAGTTCCACGGCAAAAAGAGCAAATTGCATTTTATCCGTATAGGAATACTACAGATTATACTTATTTTGATCCTTCAAATTATGATAATGAATTAAATACATGGACATCACCGGGTCTATTTTACTCCGGCAATTCAGGAAAGGGAAACTGGGAATTCCTGAATATTGTTCCGGAAGATGACAATATACTGAGTAAAGATGAGATGGTATACGGGACTCTGCAATATAAGGATAATAGTATTGAAAGTCCACTAAACAGAACAATTGCATATCTTGGCGAACCCTACTGTATACTGGACATCGATAATTCATCCGCTGTCCTCTCCAAAAGAACGATAGCTGACATGGAAATATTGGTCAATTCAAGCAGCAAGGTTGAACTTGGAGATGGAATGTACTTACAAATGCATTCAATAGACATGGATATGCATAAGATCAGCTGCTCCATTTATAGAGAAAGAGATGTACTCTCAAATTTGGAGATAGAAGAAAATTACACAACTATTTATAAAGAAGTCATAAACGATAATGAAATACCATTACTGAGCATCGAATGCGGAAAAATCATAAAAGATGATGGTAATCCCGGCGTCCAGCTCAGGATAAATAAAATCAGTGGACATGCCATTGTATTAAAGGACCACGATACATTCAAAGATGGCTCTACAACAGAAATAACTGATATCAATGGTGATAAGCTTCAAGATATAAAAATAACACTTGAAGAGAACAGTGATATCCGACTTGAAGAAGGCGAACCTGTAGCTATCCTGGGAGGTTACCTTACACTGGAACCTGTAGAGAACAATAAAATACTGGTCAGCAAAAAGAATATCTCAACTAAAGAGAACACTTTGAACATAAAAGTACAGTATGGAAGCGACTTCTCATTTAAAGAGCCTGTGAAAGAGATACCAGTTACCATAGATAGTAATAACCTCAGCAGCTTTAATATATATTATAACACAGAAACAACTGACTTCTCCTTTTTACTTAAGGAACTGAAAAGGCTGCCTAGTGGAGATAAAGGAATAAGAGGAGAAATCTACGATATATATGATCTAAGCCTCTATCCAACTAATCCCGGTACCATATACACAGAATTCTTTGTGGAAAAACAGTGGCTCGAATACAGAGGACTGGAGCCTGAAAATGTTTATGTGGCCCAGTTCAAAAATGGTGGATGGGCATATATATCTACTAATAATATCGGAGACAAAAATGGAAAAATCAATTTTAGTGTGAGCCTCAGAGATACAGGTATATTTTGTATTCTGGCTCTTCCCAATAACTCAGAAAGATACAACATAGAGCCTGAAGACATATCCTACATGCTCAGATCGATAGCCGATGATATCAGTGGAAATAAGGATTTAGATAATGGAAGCGTAGAAATCTTATCTTCAAAAGCAAGAAGTAGTTCTATACCTGTATACATTGCCCTATTTATGTCCATTGTATGCGTAGCAATCCTTCTGACATATGCAAATAGAAATACTTCTTCTGCAAATAGAACAGAAGAGAAACGAAAGAACGAAAAGTACCGGAAAATAATGGAATTTAATCGTCGTCTATGTCTGGTATTAATTGCAAGTTCTATGATACTTCAAATAGCAGAAGAAATACAACATGGTTCAGTAAGCTCACACATGGATACTACGATAATACTGATCTGTGCGATAATTACAGGATTTATCGATATAGTTGGAAGAAAATTAAGGAAAAAAGAAGGGCTTTAA
- a CDS encoding DUF1616 domain-containing protein, which produces MNLQMLAGSLLVLFLPGLAWTYALFEKEIDMIERIALSLGLSLVMVPLSLFFMFNLLGIRINFENSFYVIILLTAAALCIILFRRYKIVRSKDE; this is translated from the coding sequence ATGAACCTCCAAATGCTTGCTGGTTCACTACTAGTACTATTTTTACCAGGATTAGCATGGACTTACGCATTATTTGAAAAAGAGATAGATATGATAGAAAGGATTGCACTTTCTTTAGGCCTTTCTCTTGTCATGGTACCCCTTAGCTTATTTTTTATGTTCAATCTCCTGGGGATAAGGATTAATTTTGAAAATTCCTTTTATGTAATCATTTTGTTAACAGCCGCTGCATTGTGTATTATTCTTTTCAGAAGATATAAGATTGTAAGATCAAAGGACGAGTGA
- a CDS encoding flippase: MKQSLRHGTIYLIAAQVSFVLSGYATHIGLGRFLGPADYGIYAVVISLMTMVNLILSTGIPQAVSKYVAHQDGNELHVKKTAQNMQLIFSLVLFLIYYYFADQLAIMLNDPGLTPYLRLSSLIVPAYALQALYIGYFNGLKEYGKQSLVIILYSVFKVVFILGFAVTSYALYGAITGFIISSVAVLVLGFFFVRSTDKKFYMSSNERSMISARTILDFATPIIFYSVATNLIMSFDLFFVKAYLTDMDVGIYSAVSTISKVPFYIIAGIYGALFPAISSMSVHNDRSQMTMHIIKSVKYSMLVLVPSTLFVVIFSRQVLISLFSEQYSAGSTSLGVLTIAMGFFGLFSLFTTVINGIGQPRVSMFMSLIVLVLDIILNQLFIPTYGVVGAAIATCISCLLGLVISFLYVYRKYNH; this comes from the coding sequence ATGAAGCAGAGTTTAAGGCATGGAACTATCTATCTAATAGCAGCTCAGGTCTCTTTTGTCCTCTCTGGCTATGCGACGCATATCGGATTGGGTAGATTTCTAGGCCCTGCAGATTATGGTATATATGCTGTTGTTATTTCTCTTATGACAATGGTGAATCTGATCCTTTCAACGGGTATACCACAGGCTGTATCCAAATATGTGGCACACCAGGATGGGAATGAATTACATGTTAAGAAAACTGCGCAAAATATGCAATTAATATTTAGTTTAGTTCTATTCCTAATTTACTACTATTTCGCCGACCAGTTAGCTATCATGTTGAATGATCCGGGCCTTACTCCATATCTTCGGCTTTCTTCCCTTATTGTTCCGGCATATGCATTGCAAGCCCTGTATATTGGCTATTTCAACGGATTAAAAGAGTATGGTAAACAATCCCTTGTGATCATTCTCTATTCAGTTTTTAAAGTAGTGTTCATACTCGGGTTTGCAGTAACCTCTTATGCACTTTATGGTGCAATAACTGGTTTTATCATCTCATCAGTAGCTGTTCTGGTTTTGGGATTCTTCTTTGTTCGTTCAACAGATAAAAAGTTCTACATGTCATCTAATGAACGCAGTATGATCTCTGCAAGGACAATATTGGATTTTGCAACCCCCATTATATTTTATTCAGTTGCTACAAACTTAATTATGAGCTTTGATCTTTTCTTTGTTAAAGCTTATCTTACAGATATGGATGTAGGTATTTATTCTGCCGTATCGACCATCTCAAAAGTGCCATTTTACATCATTGCAGGTATATACGGTGCTTTATTCCCTGCAATTTCAAGTATGTCAGTACATAATGACAGGTCACAGATGACCATGCATATTATCAAATCAGTGAAATATTCCATGCTTGTACTTGTTCCTTCTACTTTATTCGTAGTTATTTTTTCGAGACAAGTGTTAATCTCCCTTTTTTCTGAACAATATTCAGCAGGTTCAACTTCATTGGGAGTCCTGACAATAGCTATGGGCTTCTTTGGTTTGTTCTCTCTCTTCACTACTGTGATAAATGGAATCGGACAGCCACGGGTTTCAATGTTTATGAGTTTGATTGTTCTTGTGCTTGATATTATCCTTAACCAATTGTTCATACCTACGTATGGAGTAGTTGGTGCAGCTATAGCCACATGTATATCTTGCTTGCTTGGACTTGTTATATCGTTCTTATATGTATACAGAAAATACAATCATTAA
- a CDS encoding acyltransferase yields MSGLSLIKLGIGKTLEELYLYTFLFLANLFPDLSVCSILRSLFLKPIASVGSSTRIRKNIYINSFRKLSIGKNCFINRGVQFDCSGPISIGNNCSIGFNALVTTSTHLEKDHVAEDGRTFMGEPVTIGNGVWIGANSTILPGTEIGDYCIIAAGAVVKGKLEPHGVYAGVPAKRIRDTQGIAEKRI; encoded by the coding sequence ATGTCTGGACTTTCTCTAATTAAACTTGGGATAGGCAAAACTTTGGAGGAGCTCTACCTATATACGTTCCTTTTTCTGGCGAATCTGTTTCCAGACCTGAGTGTATGTTCTATTTTGAGAAGTTTATTTCTCAAGCCGATTGCAAGCGTTGGGAGTAGTACGCGCATCCGTAAGAATATTTATATTAATTCATTCAGGAAACTTTCCATTGGAAAAAACTGTTTTATAAACCGTGGTGTGCAGTTTGATTGTTCTGGTCCAATTTCAATAGGAAATAACTGTTCCATCGGTTTTAATGCATTAGTAACTACAAGTACTCATCTGGAAAAGGATCATGTAGCTGAAGATGGCCGTACTTTCATGGGCGAACCTGTAACTATCGGTAATGGTGTATGGATCGGAGCAAATTCCACTATACTTCCAGGTACCGAAATCGGAGACTATTGCATTATAGCTGCAGGTGCTGTAGTTAAAGGCAAACTCGAACCCCATGGTGTGTATGCAGGGGTACCTGCAAAACGCATTCGGGATACGCAGGGTATTGCAGAAAAAAGGATTTGA
- a CDS encoding glycosyltransferase family 39 protein codes for MKLKGNLSTIAVILLLALLFNYYTYVNSEVNYRVADSPDENLPLIFSKIIVEESSFVWHSEMNEKYNVSYFRPRNSIDIGGNNYIGPYVGFQMLLATARLYGFLDYIVPLAGCAGVLFLYLLVRNIFDDKTAIIAALIWGLNPSYVFFSNMYYSNIPAVTFSIIALYCFHKGIKTGKNVYIGCAGLFCLYAVFTRTSEIVIFGSILIGLIAARWGFTRKIQLKEITIFVSIFLILRILWTISNSSLNAQTVDINTGGGGIGYQLEYLMNNLGFYADSFIEYIVGYPPLLFVLAFFGVISVYFSKDKMQWFFALFFIELFLLFFGLYGFRGETWGFEAVSIDSSMARYFVINYAIMSIFAAVFLTRFLKRQDNSRIVALLLLLIVLTSTTMIFESDKNLIKTKDRLNMWGDLNRQIVTNTPENAVIFTRALDKVFMTERHVAIYRTEAELRAQPDMAYWYTGANIEKDLVPLIDKMLSDGVPVYVTKEATELFQHLKKNKKYKLTSVAKDNMVWKVEKVK; via the coding sequence ATGAAGCTTAAAGGCAATCTATCAACTATTGCAGTGATTCTGCTGCTGGCATTACTTTTCAACTATTATACCTATGTTAACAGTGAGGTTAACTACAGGGTAGCTGACAGCCCTGATGAGAATCTGCCTTTGATCTTTTCAAAGATCATTGTAGAAGAGTCATCTTTTGTATGGCATTCTGAAATGAATGAGAAATATAATGTCAGTTATTTCAGGCCAAGAAACTCGATCGATATTGGAGGAAATAACTATATTGGACCATATGTTGGCTTTCAGATGTTGTTGGCCACCGCAAGGTTGTATGGCTTTTTAGATTACATAGTACCCTTGGCAGGGTGTGCAGGCGTACTGTTCTTATATCTGCTTGTAAGAAATATATTCGATGACAAAACTGCAATAATTGCAGCGCTGATCTGGGGACTTAATCCCTCATACGTGTTCTTTTCCAATATGTATTACAGCAATATTCCTGCAGTGACCTTTTCGATCATTGCTCTTTATTGTTTCCACAAAGGCATTAAAACCGGAAAGAACGTATACATCGGATGTGCTGGTTTGTTCTGTTTGTATGCTGTTTTTACCAGGACCTCAGAAATAGTCATATTTGGATCGATATTAATAGGACTTATTGCAGCAAGATGGGGATTTACCAGAAAGATACAATTGAAAGAGATAACCATATTTGTGAGTATTTTCTTGATACTGCGTATCTTGTGGACAATATCCAATTCTTCCCTTAATGCACAAACCGTGGATATCAATACAGGAGGAGGAGGAATAGGATACCAACTTGAATATCTCATGAACAACCTGGGATTTTATGCAGACTCTTTTATTGAGTACATTGTGGGTTATCCACCTCTGCTGTTTGTTCTTGCCTTCTTTGGGGTTATATCGGTATATTTTTCAAAGGACAAAATGCAATGGTTCTTTGCACTTTTCTTCATTGAGCTATTCTTGCTTTTCTTTGGCCTTTATGGATTTAGAGGCGAAACTTGGGGATTTGAGGCCGTTTCCATTGATTCTTCCATGGCGCGTTATTTTGTGATTAACTATGCAATAATGAGCATATTTGCTGCTGTATTTCTAACCCGTTTTTTAAAGAGACAAGACAATTCGCGAATAGTCGCTTTGCTTTTACTGCTTATAGTGCTCACCTCAACAACTATGATATTTGAAAGCGACAAGAATTTGATAAAAACGAAAGATAGGTTAAATATGTGGGGAGATCTGAACCGGCAAATAGTTACCAATACACCTGAAAATGCCGTTATTTTCACCAGAGCATTAGATAAGGTTTTCATGACGGAACGGCATGTAGCCATCTATAGGACAGAAGCAGAACTCAGAGCACAACCTGACATGGCATATTGGTATACGGGTGCAAATATAGAGAAGGACCTGGTGCCGCTTATAGATAAAATGCTATCCGATGGAGTTCCGGTTTATGTTACAAAAGAAGCTACCGAACTGTTCCAACATTTAAAAAAGAATAAAAAGTATAAACTGACATCTGTAGCTAAGGATAATATGGTTTGGAAAGTAGAGAAGGTTAAATAA